A single genomic interval of Pyrus communis chromosome 7, drPyrComm1.1, whole genome shotgun sequence harbors:
- the LOC137738945 gene encoding probable inactive receptor kinase At2g26730, whose product MNRIFVLVIFFSFSLVLHRTHSVEVEVKNSLIIFLAKISNGVEPGLSWGWNPSSDPCKDHWQNVDCDSPNITVTKLFLNGQNLTGAFDAASLCNTKPLAASLTTLALDDNNIAGQISGEIGHCNQLTQFTVSNNRLSGTLPESLTALNNLKTLDFSNNQLTGLIPNFDFSHFDKFNVSNNKCQGPIPNTKGFVQANSFVGNSELCGDPLANKCLSSSLTTDGNSKNSKGVSKNQVILYIGYAILALVFIVLVFFKICTKNKKEAKKVDAANIVSAVDEGVSKISAASSEFKGGLSKSNYSVTMSDDESQSTNMVLSSLIVLTSPVVDGLKFEDLLRAPADLLGRGKCGSLYKVIFEEGMVLVVKRIDWAISGSDFKKRMERLYQAKHQNVLPVLAFYSSKQEKLLVYEYQENGSLFRLIHGSHRGQAFDWSSRLSVAARIAEALAFMHKELRAEGIAHGNLKSSNVLLNNKMEPCISEFGLMVIKDLDNQTPRKASRTSSTSSAFDGDIYGFGVILLELLTGKLVQHNGVDLTVWVHSVVREEWTAEVFDKTLMSEYASEERMVNLLQVAIKCVNRSAEARPSMDQVAIMINTIIEEEERSRVFDPQSSMSLI is encoded by the exons atgaatagaaTCTTTGTCTTGGTAATCTTCTTTTCGTTCTCCCTCGTCCTCCACAGAACGCATTCTGTGGAAGTTGAAGTCAAGAACTCACTCATCATCTTCCTTGCGAAGATTTCTAATGGTGTCGAACCCGGCCTCTCGTGGGGTTGGAATCCATCCTCTGATCCCTGCAAGGACCATTGGCAGAATGTGGACTGTGACTCTCCCAACATTACTGTCACAAAACTCTTCCTCAATGGCCAAAATCTCACCGGCGCGTTTGATGCTGCTTCGCTTTGCAACACGAAACCTCTCGCGGCTTCTCTTACCACCCTTGCCCTTGATGACAACAACATTGCTGGACAAATTTCAGGTGAGATTGGACACTGCAATCAGCTCACTCAATTCACTGTCAGCAATAACCGTCTTTCAGGTACCCTCCCTGAGTCCCTTACTGCACTGAACAACCTCAAAACGCTCGATTTTTCCAACAATCAGCTTACTGGGCTGATTCCGAATTTTGACTTCTCCCATTTCGACAAGTTCAATGTCTCTAACAACAAGTGCCAAGGACCAATCCCTAACACGAAAGGCTTTGTCCAAGCAAACAGCTTCGTGGGAAACTCCGAGTTGTGTGGAGATCCACTGGCAAACAAGTGTCTGTCGTCATCCTTGACAACGGATGGGAACTCGAAAAATTCCAAGGGTGTCTCAAAAAATCAAGTGATATTATACATAGGATATGCTATTTTGGCATTGGTTTTTATTGTGCTAgtatttttcaaaatatgtaCAAAGAACAAAAAGGAAGCTAAAAAGGTTGATGCCGCGAACATAGTTTCGGCAGTCGATGAAGGCGTGAGCAAAATTAGTGCAGCATCAAGTGAGTTCAAGGGAGGATTGAGCAAGTCCAATTATTCTGTCACAATGTCAGATGATGAGAGCCAGAGCACTAATATGGTTTTGTCTTCACTTATCGTCCTCACGAGCCCTGTGGTGGATGGATTGAAGTTCGAGGACTTGCTCAGGGCCCCTGCCGACTTGCTTGGGAGAGGCAAGTGTGGCAGTCTCTACAAGGTCATCTTCGAGGAGGGGATGGTACTGGTGGTGAAAAGGATAGATTGGGCGATTTCAGGTAGCGATTTTAAGAAGAGAATGGAGAGGTTGTACCAGGCTAAGCACCAGAATGTGCTGCCGGTTCTTGCCTTTTACTCTTCGAAACAAGAGAAGCTTCTGGTGTATGAGTATCAAGAGAATGGAAGCCTCTTCAGACTCATCCATG GAAGCCATAGGGGCCAAGCATTTGACTGGAGCAGCAGGCTCTCCGTTGCTGCTCGCATAGCAGAAGCTTTAGCTTTCATGCATAAGGAGCTTCGCGCAGAGGGGATTGCGCACGGCAACTTAAAATCTTCCAACGTCTTGCTCAACAATAAAATGGAGCCCTGCATAAGTGAATTCGGCCTCATGGTAATCAAAGATTTAGACAACCAAACACCGCGCAAGGCTTCTAGGACTAGCAGTACCTCAAGCGCCTTCGACGGGGACATTTACGGGTTTGGTGTGATCCTTCTTGAGCTACTCACGGGCAAACTTGTGCAGCATAACGGCGTGGATCTGACGGTTTGGGTTCACTCAGTGGTTCGAGAGGAATGGACTGCAGAAGTGTTTGACAAAACCCTAATGTCGGAATATGCGAGTGAGGAGAGGATGGTGAACCTGCTGCAGGTGGCTATAAAGTGTGTGAACCGTTCTGCGGAGGCTAGGCCGAGCATGGACCAAGTTGCCATAATGATTAACACCAttatagaagaagaagagaggtcCAGAGTCTTTGATCCACAATCATCTATGAGCCTAATTTGA